A part of Rhopalosiphum maidis isolate BTI-1 chromosome 3, ASM367621v3, whole genome shotgun sequence genomic DNA contains:
- the LOC113559629 gene encoding threonine--tRNA ligase, cytoplasmic, translating to MRLKLLFDLHQTIISGTQSVRGLRLPKYQKPSKKKMALKEKEGKLSQVSELKPWPSYIEDRLKLWDELKEKYNNELANKVLEPITVTFPDGKTTSAKAWQSTPYDVAKGISQGLADNTVIAKVNGELWDLDRPLEKDSTLQLLKFDNEEAQQVFWHSSAHILGEAMERIYGGCLCYGPPIEGGFYYDMFIANKGVSNVDYPVIENIVKLIVKEKQPFERLEVSKEDLLEMFKYNEFKVRILKEKVTTPTTTIYRCGPLIDLCRGPHIRHTGKVKAFKVVKNSSTYWEGNCKAESLQRVYGISFTDNKQMKEWEKFQEEAAKRDHRKIGREQELFFFHELSPGSCFFQPKGAHIYNALIEFIKSEYRKRGFQEVVSPNIYNVKLWQTSGHWAHYAENMFSFDVEKETYALKPMNCPGHCLMFDHRNRSWRELPLRMADFGVLHRNELSGALTGLTRVRRFQQDDAHIFCTTEQIGQEMMSSLDFLRHVYTVFGFQFHLRLSTRPEKYLGELEMWENAEKQLADSLDSFGEPWTLNPGDGAFYGPKIDITISDALKRQHQCATIQLDFQLPIRFNLNFISESGEKKRPVIIHRAIFGSVERMIAILTESFAGKWPFWLSPRQAIVIPVGPQFDEYSEKVKKEIYEAGFMCDVDVDHGDTLNKKIRNAQLAQYNFILVVGDKEKTANTVNVRTRDNNVHGEFSIEETIQRLQKLKISKTNNSEVEF from the exons gatCGTTTAAAACTTTGGGATGaacttaaagaaaaatataataatgaacttGCCAATAAGGTACTGGAACCTATAACTGTAACTTTTCCCGATGGAAAAACCACTTCAGCTAAAGCTTGGCAATCTACGCCATATGATGTAGCAAAAGGCATCAG CCAAGGGCTTGCTGATAATACAGTGATTGCTAAGGTCAATGGAGAGCTTTGGGATTTGGATAGACCATTGGAAAAAGATTCAACGTTgcaattactaaaatttgaCAATGAAGAGGCTCAACAAGTATTTTGGCACTCATCTGCTCACATTCTAGGTGAAGCGATGGAAAGAATTTATGGTGGTTGTTTATGCTACGGTCCACCAATTGAAGGAGGATTTTACTATGATATGTTTATTGCTAATAAAgga gtatcaaATGTTGATTATCCTGTTATCGAAAATATTGTCAAACTAATTGTTAAAGAAAAACAACCATTTGAACGACTTGAAGTTAGTAAAGAAGATTTATTAGAAATGTTCAAG TACAATGAATTTAAAGTGAGGATCCTTAAAGAAAAAGTTACAACACCGACAACCACGATTTATAGATGTGGACCATTAATTGACTTATGCAGGGGACCACATATTCGTCATACAGGCAAAGTCAAAGCTTTTAAAGTTgtcaaa AATTCATCTACTTACTGGGAAGGAAATTGTAAAGCTGAATCATTACAACGTGTCTACGGTATTTCATTTACAGACAATAAGCAAATGAAAGAATGGGAAAAATTTCAAGAAGAAGCTGCTAAAAGAGACCATCGTAAAATTGGAAGa GAACAAGAACTATTTTTCTTCCATGAATTAAGCCCAGGATCTTGTTTCTTCCAACCAAAAGGTGCGCATATTTATAATGCTTTAATTGAGTTCATCAAGAGTGAATACAGGAAGCGTGGATTCCAGGAAGTAGTTTcgccaaatatttataatgttaagttATGGCAAACTTCTGGTCATTGGGCACATTATGCA gaAAACATGTTTTCATTTGATGTTGAGAAAGAAACATACGCTCTGAAACCAATGAATTGTCCTGGCCATTG TTTAATGTTTGATCATCGAAATAGATCATGGAGAGAACTGCCACTTAGAATGGCAGACTTTGGTGTACTTCATCGTAATGAGTTATCGGGGGCTTTAACAGGATTAACACGTGTTCGACGTTTTCAACAAGACGATgctcatatattttgtaccacTGAACAG attggTCAAGAAATGATGAGTTCATTAGACTTTTTACGCCATGTATACACTGTATTTGGATTTCAATTCCATCTTCGTTTGTCTACAAGACCTGAAAAGTATTTAGGCGAATTAGAAATGTGGGAAAATGCTGAAAAg CAATTAGCTGATAGTTTGGATTCATTTGGTGAACCGTGGACATTAAACCCAGGAGATGGTGCTTTTTATGGACcaaaaattgatataactaTTTCTGATGCTTTAAAACGCCAACATCAATGCGCTACCATTCAACTTGATTTCCAACTCCCAATtcgatttaatttgaattttattag tgaatcAGGAGAAAAGAAACGTCCAGTTATCATACATCGTGCTATTTTTGGTTCAGTAGAAAGAATGATTGCCATTTTAACTGAATCATTTGCTGGAAAATGGCCATTTTGGTTGTCGCCTAGACAAGCTATTGTAATACCTGTTGGTCCTCAATTTGATGAATATTCAGAAAAA gtaaaaaaagaaatatacgaAGCTGGATTTATGTGTGATGTAGATGTTGATCATGGTGATactttgaacaaaaaaattcgCAATGCACAATTGGcacaatataactttattcTTG TCGTTGGAGATAAAGAAAAAACAGCTAACACTGTCAATGTTCGCACAAGAGACAACAATGTTCATGGCGAATTCAGTATTGAAGAGACAATTCAAAgactacaaaaattaaaaatatcaaaaacaaataatagcgaagttgaattttaa